One genomic window of Mucilaginibacter sp. SJ includes the following:
- a CDS encoding sugar MFS transporter, producing MAQATSSVIESPVKRSAINPIVIIGALFFIFGFVTWMNGTLIPYLKIACELSTKEAYFVTTAFYIAYVVMGIPAGKTIKKFGFKNGMAIGLFVMAIGALIFIPAAMTRTYGVFLIGLFVQGTGLTVLQTASNPYITILGPAETAARRISIMGICNKIAGALAPVILGTVVLANIDSITEKLKTLSATEKALELNELASRVIMPYSIMVVVLILLAILIYFSSLPEINTEHEDETVAAANTNKTSIVQFPHLMLGVATLFVYVGAEVIAGDSISLYGTSQHIPLSTAKFFTSCTLISMIVGYLVGVFCIPKLITQQKALVASAILGIILTIATLLTHGYASVFCIALLGLANSLMWPAIWPLALAGLGRFTKIASSLLVMGIAGGAVLPPLYGYFSEKFSAQSAYILLIPIYLFILFYSTIGHKAGRQNMKA from the coding sequence ATGGCCCAGGCAACAAGTTCAGTAATCGAATCGCCGGTAAAAAGATCAGCGATAAACCCCATTGTAATTATCGGCGCTTTATTTTTCATTTTTGGTTTTGTAACCTGGATGAACGGAACGCTTATTCCTTACTTAAAGATAGCGTGTGAGCTAAGTACCAAGGAAGCTTATTTTGTAACCACAGCTTTTTATATTGCTTACGTTGTTATGGGTATTCCCGCCGGGAAAACCATCAAAAAGTTTGGATTTAAAAACGGGATGGCCATAGGCTTGTTTGTAATGGCCATAGGCGCATTGATATTTATCCCCGCTGCAATGACCCGTACTTACGGGGTATTTTTAATAGGCCTGTTTGTTCAAGGCACCGGACTAACTGTGTTGCAAACTGCTTCAAACCCCTATATCACTATTTTGGGGCCTGCCGAAACTGCTGCTCGCCGGATCAGTATCATGGGGATTTGTAACAAGATTGCCGGCGCTTTAGCACCTGTTATTTTGGGTACAGTGGTACTTGCCAATATTGATTCGATAACCGAAAAGCTTAAAACTTTGAGTGCAACAGAAAAAGCACTGGAGTTAAATGAGCTGGCATCAAGGGTGATTATGCCTTACAGCATCATGGTGGTAGTTTTGATTTTGCTGGCCATCCTTATTTATTTCTCGTCATTACCCGAGATCAACACCGAGCATGAAGACGAAACCGTAGCTGCCGCAAATACCAATAAAACAAGTATTGTACAGTTTCCGCATTTGATGCTTGGCGTAGCAACCCTGTTTGTTTATGTAGGTGCCGAAGTTATCGCAGGCGATTCAATTTCACTTTACGGCACTTCTCAGCATATCCCATTATCAACAGCTAAATTTTTTACATCATGTACTTTGATCTCCATGATTGTTGGTTACCTGGTTGGTGTTTTCTGTATCCCGAAACTGATCACACAACAAAAAGCGTTGGTAGCTTCGGCAATTTTGGGTATCATTTTAACCATAGCAACATTGTTAACCCACGGCTATGCATCGGTATTTTGTATTGCATTGCTTGGTTTGGCTAATTCGTTAATGTGGCCTGCTATATGGCCGCTGGCATTGGCCGGTTTAGGCCGCTTTACTAAAATAGCATCTTCATTATTGGTTATGGGTATTGCAGGCGGCGCTGTTTTACCCCCGCTGTACGGCTATTTTTCGGAAAAGTTTTCGGCGCAATCTGCCTATATTTTACTCATCCCTATTTACTTGTTTATCCTTTTTTATTCCACCATAGGGCATAAGGCAGGCAGGCAAAACATGAAAGCCTGA
- a CDS encoding RNA polymerase sigma factor has protein sequence MNTLTDNAIMLKVKAGDLDRMGMLFERYNRQLYGFLFHMTYQRELSEDMVQQVFYKMLKYRHTFTGTGEYIHWMYSIARNVLKDHWRKNKQQVQYEGVEAAETMAGGLVPDEAFEKKQAKAGLHKAMERLSESQREILALSRFQELKCQEIADILGMTEGTVKVRIHRAMQELKSIYVKMER, from the coding sequence TTGAACACGCTTACAGACAATGCCATTATGCTAAAGGTGAAAGCCGGCGACCTTGACAGGATGGGTATGCTCTTTGAACGCTACAATCGGCAGTTGTATGGCTTCCTGTTCCACATGACCTACCAGCGTGAGCTAAGTGAGGACATGGTACAGCAGGTGTTTTATAAAATGCTCAAGTACCGGCACACCTTTACCGGCACCGGCGAATATATCCATTGGATGTACTCTATAGCCCGCAATGTTTTAAAGGATCACTGGCGAAAAAACAAGCAGCAGGTACAGTACGAAGGCGTGGAAGCGGCCGAAACCATGGCGGGGGGCCTGGTACCTGATGAAGCTTTTGAAAAAAAACAGGCCAAAGCCGGACTACATAAAGCCATGGAAAGGCTAAGCGAAAGCCAGCGCGAGATTTTAGCCCTGAGCCGTTTCCAGGAATTAAAATGCCAGGAGATAGCCGACATATTGGGTATGACCGAAGGTACTGTAAAAGTGCGCATCCACCGGGCGATGCAGGAGCTTAAAAGTATTTATGTAAAAATGGAACGATAA
- a CDS encoding DUF4097 family beta strand repeat-containing protein — translation MKTIRFTGTLILAVLLSARLWAQDGEKGQLVVPLSDPGKPYKLEVGLINGSITITGYEGKDIVIDAQGEERKHREKEPAPGGMRRLSAGSNLDVQAQENNNQVNVHGSAMKTTNLTIKVPMNSTSVKLSTVNNGNINASNLSGDLEIRNVNGYIKLNNISGSVVANTVNGNVEVTFKSIDAKAAMAFSTLNGKVDVTFPASLKANVKLKSDQGDIFTDFDVVTEQRKPVVTKNSGEKGMYSLKMEDWVYGKIAGGGPELLMKTTFGSLYIRKAK, via the coding sequence ATGAAAACGATAAGATTTACAGGAACATTAATATTAGCTGTACTGCTGAGCGCGAGGCTTTGGGCGCAGGACGGGGAAAAAGGGCAGTTAGTTGTGCCGTTAAGTGATCCGGGAAAGCCATATAAACTGGAAGTGGGACTGATTAATGGTTCAATAACCATAACAGGATATGAGGGTAAGGATATTGTTATTGATGCCCAGGGCGAAGAAAGAAAACACCGTGAAAAGGAACCGGCGCCGGGCGGAATGAGGCGTTTATCGGCCGGGAGCAACCTCGATGTGCAGGCCCAGGAAAACAATAACCAGGTAAACGTTCATGGCAGCGCCATGAAAACAACCAATCTTACTATTAAGGTACCAATGAACAGTACCAGTGTTAAATTATCGACAGTAAATAATGGTAATATCAATGCCAGCAATCTGAGCGGCGACCTGGAAATACGGAATGTTAACGGCTATATCAAACTAAATAATATATCAGGATCCGTTGTGGCCAATACGGTTAATGGCAATGTTGAGGTCACCTTTAAAAGCATTGATGCAAAAGCGGCCATGGCATTTTCAACGCTCAACGGTAAGGTTGATGTTACGTTCCCGGCAAGCCTTAAGGCCAATGTAAAGTTAAAATCAGATCAGGGGGATATATTTACCGACTTTGATGTGGTAACCGAGCAACGCAAACCGGTTGTTACAAAAAATAGCGGTGAAAAGGGGATGTACAGCCTGAAAATGGAGGATTGGGTTTACGGGAAAATAGCTGGTGGCGGCCCCGAATTATTGATGAAAACCACCTTCGGCAGTCTTTATATTCGTAAGGCAAAATAA
- a CDS encoding RNA recognition motif domain-containing protein: MIKLFIVGFPRDMEEIELVELFSAYGTVSTVRIITDKDSGISKGYGFLEMTDEAGAQRAIDAMNGATIDEREISVRIAEQKHQPQQKQQFSKPKPGFNKVKPQGYNKPRFPRENNRYEQQEAAAPVRAKRPRRQQP; this comes from the coding sequence ATGATTAAGCTTTTTATCGTGGGTTTTCCGCGGGACATGGAAGAAATTGAACTTGTTGAACTGTTCAGTGCTTATGGCACGGTAAGCACCGTGCGGATAATTACCGATAAAGACAGCGGCATTAGTAAAGGTTATGGTTTTTTAGAAATGACTGATGAGGCAGGCGCTCAACGTGCGATCGACGCTATGAATGGTGCTACTATCGATGAGCGTGAGATAAGCGTGAGGATAGCAGAACAAAAGCACCAGCCGCAACAAAAACAGCAATTTTCAAAACCTAAGCCGGGTTTTAACAAAGTAAAGCCACAAGGTTACAACAAGCCCCGCTTTCCGCGCGAAAATAACCGTTATGAGCAGCAGGAGGCAGCAGCCCCGGTAAGGGCAAAACGCCCGCGCAGGCAGCAGCCATAA
- a CDS encoding FAD-binding protein — MKRKTFIQLSTTLMASPLLSSFESFAQQPRLQNWSGNLTYSTDNVFYPKSVEEVQQLLKKHDKIKALGTRHCFNTIADSKDNLLSTRNLNKVVSIDKQNHTVTVEGGIKYGELAPHLDKEGFALHNLASLPHISVAGSITTATHGSGVKNGNLSSAVVGLEIVKADGSIVHLSKTKDGAKLNAAVVGLGALGVITKVTLQIQPTYMMKQHVFTGLPMSELKQHFEKIVSAGYSVSLFTDWQSDHINEIWIKSRIGTDKDENLKEFYGAKAATKNLHPIIGLSAENCTEQMGVPGPWYERLPHFKMGFTPSSGKELQSEFFVPFDHAVEAIEAVARLGNQIGPHLFITEIRTIAADDLWMSPTHNQKSVAIHFTWKQETEAVLKLLPQIERELSPFKARPHWGKIFTIPAKTLAVRYEKMDAFKALAAEYDPHGKFRNRFLAHELYNY; from the coding sequence ATGAAAAGAAAAACTTTCATTCAATTAAGTACTACCTTGATGGCGTCTCCCTTATTATCATCATTCGAATCATTCGCGCAACAACCCCGCCTGCAAAACTGGTCGGGCAACTTAACTTACAGCACGGACAATGTATTTTATCCAAAATCGGTTGAAGAAGTTCAGCAACTCCTTAAAAAGCATGATAAAATAAAAGCCCTGGGCACAAGGCATTGCTTTAATACCATTGCCGATAGTAAAGATAACCTGCTCTCCACACGCAACCTGAACAAAGTGGTATCCATCGACAAGCAAAATCATACGGTTACGGTTGAAGGAGGTATAAAATACGGCGAGCTTGCCCCGCATCTCGATAAAGAGGGCTTTGCGCTGCATAACCTTGCCTCGTTGCCCCATATATCAGTAGCAGGCTCAATTACAACGGCAACACATGGCTCGGGCGTAAAAAATGGCAATCTTTCAAGCGCGGTGGTCGGCTTAGAGATTGTCAAGGCCGATGGCAGTATTGTTCACCTTTCAAAAACCAAAGATGGAGCTAAGCTGAATGCCGCAGTGGTTGGGCTTGGGGCATTGGGTGTAATCACCAAAGTTACGCTACAAATACAACCAACTTATATGATGAAGCAACATGTATTTACCGGCTTGCCTATGAGCGAACTAAAGCAGCATTTTGAAAAAATTGTTTCTGCCGGCTATAGTGTTAGCCTTTTTACCGACTGGCAAAGCGACCATATTAATGAGATTTGGATCAAAAGCCGGATAGGTACCGATAAAGACGAAAACCTGAAGGAATTTTACGGAGCAAAAGCAGCTACAAAGAACCTGCACCCAATTATAGGGCTCTCTGCCGAAAACTGCACCGAGCAAATGGGCGTTCCGGGGCCATGGTATGAGCGGTTGCCGCATTTTAAAATGGGCTTTACACCAAGCAGCGGCAAAGAACTGCAATCAGAGTTTTTTGTGCCTTTTGATCATGCTGTTGAAGCTATTGAAGCTGTGGCACGATTAGGGAACCAAATTGGCCCGCACCTCTTTATTACCGAGATCCGCACCATTGCCGCTGATGACCTGTGGATGAGCCCTACGCACAATCAGAAATCGGTGGCTATCCATTTTACCTGGAAACAGGAAACAGAAGCTGTATTGAAATTGCTCCCTCAAATTGAACGGGAGCTTTCTCCGTTTAAAGCAAGACCGCACTGGGGTAAAATCTTTACTATCCCTGCTAAAACATTAGCGGTACGTTATGAAAAGATGGATGCTTTTAAAGCTCTGGCAGCCGAATACGATCCGCATGGAAAATTCAGGAACCGATTTTTAGCCCACGAACTTTACAACTATTGA
- a CDS encoding carbohydrate-binding family 9-like protein: MKEVYAPFIPGSYNENNLDELSVLLEKGKKYAIDNLLWSDSGYFPSVNFSIGHTENGIALKYFVGEQYTQATYKTVNDPVYKDSCVEFFTGFGKDDSYYNLEFNALGTALVGFGKDRNGRVAIPDDKVSGIKSLSNINWARDPAGFNTWELTLLIPFDVFFYHDIKTLNGIISRANFFKCGDDLPEPHFISWSNIDSPVPDFHLSQFFGTIKFI, encoded by the coding sequence GTGAAGGAAGTTTACGCCCCTTTTATTCCGGGTAGTTACAATGAAAATAACCTTGATGAGCTATCGGTTTTGCTCGAAAAAGGAAAAAAGTACGCTATCGATAATCTTTTATGGAGTGATTCCGGGTATTTTCCATCAGTTAATTTTTCAATAGGCCATACCGAAAATGGTATCGCTCTAAAATATTTTGTCGGGGAGCAGTATACACAGGCAACTTACAAAACAGTAAATGATCCGGTTTATAAAGATAGTTGTGTAGAGTTTTTTACAGGTTTTGGCAAGGATGACAGTTACTACAACCTGGAATTTAATGCCCTTGGAACCGCATTGGTTGGCTTTGGTAAAGACCGTAACGGGAGGGTGGCTATACCTGATGATAAAGTGAGTGGCATAAAGTCGTTAAGCAATATCAATTGGGCCCGGGATCCGGCAGGTTTTAATACATGGGAGTTAACATTATTGATACCTTTTGATGTTTTTTTTTATCACGATATTAAAACATTGAATGGGATTATTAGCCGGGCAAACTTTTTTAAATGCGGCGATGACCTGCCCGAACCGCATTTTATAAGCTGGAGCAACATAGATAGCCCGGTGCCTGATTTTCATTTGTCACAGTTTTTTGGTACGATAAAATTCATTTAA
- a CDS encoding zf-HC2 domain-containing protein, producing the protein MKCELYEELFTGWINKELSPEENGALERHIAGCANCREELQGLQQMWDTMGHIETPEPSANMGVKFYAMLDTYKESVKEQRSLWADIKYQVSRIWEWQPRWPMAYNLAMVVILVGAGYLFFGKSKSDDQDKQLKALSSQVHELKQTMMLALLENPSASERIRGVSYTSEIKHADKQVIDALLATLNNDPNVNVRLSTLDALTHLTGHPEVREGLIKSIVEQDSPLMQLAIADVMLKLQEKRSVKSFKELLKQKDLDHGVRDKIKQTITQLI; encoded by the coding sequence ATGAAATGTGAGCTATATGAGGAACTGTTTACCGGTTGGATAAACAAAGAGTTAAGTCCTGAAGAAAATGGGGCTTTGGAGCGCCATATTGCAGGCTGCGCCAATTGCCGTGAAGAGTTACAGGGACTTCAGCAAATGTGGGATACAATGGGCCATATCGAAACGCCCGAACCATCGGCCAATATGGGGGTGAAGTTTTATGCTATGCTGGATACCTACAAAGAGTCGGTAAAAGAGCAGAGGAGTTTGTGGGCTGATATTAAATACCAGGTAAGCCGGATTTGGGAGTGGCAGCCACGCTGGCCAATGGCCTATAACCTGGCAATGGTTGTTATTTTAGTGGGGGCAGGCTACCTGTTTTTTGGTAAAAGCAAAAGTGATGACCAGGATAAACAATTGAAAGCCCTAAGCTCACAGGTACACGAGCTTAAACAAACCATGATGCTTGCCCTGCTTGAAAATCCATCAGCCTCTGAACGGATCAGGGGGGTAAGCTATACCAGCGAGATCAAGCATGCCGATAAGCAGGTGATAGATGCTTTATTGGCTACGCTGAATAATGATCCAAATGTAAATGTACGCCTGAGTACGCTTGATGCGCTTACACACCTTACAGGGCATCCGGAGGTAAGGGAAGGCCTCATCAAGTCAATAGTTGAGCAGGATTCGCCGCTGATGCAACTGGCCATTGCCGATGTCATGCTGAAACTGCAGGAAAAGCGATCAGTAAAATCATTTAAAGAACTGTTGAAACAAAAAGACCTTGATCATGGCGTTCGCGATAAAATCAAACAAACAATAACCCAACTTATTTAA
- the ligD gene encoding DNA ligase D: protein MSLEKYAEKRDFSKTREPKAGRSKDKDHLMFVIQKHDASRLHYDFRLEMNGVLKSWAIPKGPSTDPKVKRLAMMVEDHPFDYRNFEGLIPKGEYGGGTVIVWDEGTYEPIEEIKGKKAQEKYLLKQLEAGSVKIKLHGEKLEGEYALVKTHGMGENGWLLIKHNDQFASVKDITKKDKSILSGKTIESMEKTSEKVWQHGHEEDVEKPEKTGKKKVLNEPVEQLEKKVDTNGTEDFDVEQLLKKAPESRVPTKIKPMKATLVDEPFDDPDWLYEVKWDGYRAIAVIDKKGAELISRNNLPFDKYYPINKLLKDWQINAVIDGEILVLNDKGVSDFGALQNWRSEADGNLVYYVFDILWYEGKNLMGLPLKQRQAILSAVLPTNDERIRQSKVFDTGGIEFFNAAERIGLEGIIAKKASSVYTSDLRSKEWLKIKVQRRQEVIIAGFTKNAGTSKSFSALVLALYDDKGKLQYAGKVGTGFSDKLQKEMMEQFKPLITNKSPFEVEPDVDKPSRFRPQRLGAKPTWLKPELVCEVAFAEVTGDGVFRQASFKGMRSDKKTKDVVLETPKHTAETVEEAEGADNDTHAKAIKPVKNTDRKTLLNPKDETQVRKICGHELKFTHLSKVYWPEDGVTKRDMFNYYYQVAEYILPYLKDRPMSLNRFPNGIHGPSFYQKDVKGKAPDWITKTFPYTTSEGEHKEYLVGSDESYLLWMASLGCIEMNPWFSRVQSPDNPDYCVIDLDPDKNTFDQVIAAALEVKKVLDAVDVPAYCKTSGSTGMHIYIPLGAKYDYDQSQMFARLVVGIVHKQIPDYTSLERMVAKRNGKMYLDFLQNRPGATIAGPYSLRPKPGATVSMPLHWDEVKPGLTMKDFTIFNSIDRLKETGDLFKGVLAKGIDLEKTIKNAKSVFE from the coding sequence ATGAGCCTGGAAAAGTATGCAGAAAAACGCGATTTTAGCAAAACCCGTGAGCCTAAAGCGGGGAGGAGCAAGGACAAAGACCACCTGATGTTTGTGATCCAAAAGCATGATGCCTCGCGTTTACACTATGATTTCAGGCTTGAAATGAATGGCGTGCTGAAAAGCTGGGCTATACCCAAAGGCCCCTCAACCGATCCTAAAGTTAAGCGCCTTGCTATGATGGTTGAGGATCATCCTTTTGACTATCGGAATTTTGAAGGTCTCATCCCCAAAGGTGAATATGGCGGCGGTACCGTTATAGTTTGGGATGAGGGTACTTATGAGCCCATTGAAGAGATCAAAGGCAAAAAAGCACAAGAAAAATACCTGCTTAAACAACTCGAGGCCGGCTCGGTAAAGATCAAGCTGCATGGCGAAAAGCTGGAGGGTGAATACGCCCTTGTTAAAACCCATGGTATGGGCGAAAACGGCTGGCTGCTGATTAAGCACAATGATCAATTTGCGTCGGTTAAAGATATTACCAAAAAAGATAAATCTATTCTTTCTGGCAAAACCATTGAAAGTATGGAAAAAACCAGCGAAAAGGTTTGGCAGCATGGGCATGAAGAGGATGTAGAAAAGCCTGAAAAAACAGGTAAAAAAAAAGTCCTAAACGAACCCGTTGAACAACTGGAAAAGAAAGTAGACACTAATGGTACGGAGGATTTTGATGTTGAGCAACTACTAAAAAAAGCCCCTGAATCAAGAGTGCCAACTAAGATAAAGCCAATGAAGGCCACCCTTGTAGACGAGCCTTTTGATGATCCCGATTGGCTTTATGAGGTTAAATGGGATGGCTACAGGGCCATTGCCGTGATCGACAAGAAAGGAGCGGAGCTGATTTCCCGTAATAATCTTCCTTTTGATAAATATTATCCAATTAATAAACTGCTGAAAGATTGGCAGATCAATGCTGTAATTGATGGGGAGATCCTGGTATTGAATGATAAAGGTGTCTCCGATTTTGGAGCGCTGCAAAACTGGCGCAGCGAGGCCGATGGCAATTTGGTTTATTATGTTTTCGATATCCTTTGGTACGAGGGCAAAAACCTGATGGGATTGCCCCTTAAACAACGCCAGGCCATTCTAAGTGCGGTTCTTCCCACCAATGACGAGCGCATTCGTCAAAGCAAAGTTTTTGATACAGGCGGGATCGAATTTTTTAACGCCGCCGAAAGAATAGGGCTGGAGGGTATCATCGCCAAAAAGGCCAGCAGTGTTTATACTTCCGATCTTCGCTCAAAAGAGTGGCTCAAAATAAAAGTGCAGCGCAGGCAGGAAGTGATCATTGCCGGCTTTACCAAAAACGCGGGCACCTCCAAATCGTTCAGCGCGTTGGTACTTGCTTTATATGATGATAAGGGCAAACTGCAGTATGCCGGTAAAGTGGGTACAGGCTTTTCTGATAAACTGCAGAAAGAAATGATGGAGCAATTTAAGCCGCTTATTACCAATAAAAGTCCGTTTGAGGTGGAGCCTGATGTGGATAAGCCATCAAGGTTCAGGCCGCAGCGCTTAGGGGCTAAGCCCACCTGGCTTAAACCAGAATTGGTTTGCGAGGTGGCATTTGCCGAAGTAACCGGCGATGGAGTGTTCAGGCAAGCCTCTTTTAAAGGGATGCGTAGCGATAAAAAAACAAAAGATGTTGTACTGGAAACTCCGAAACATACCGCCGAAACGGTTGAGGAAGCCGAGGGAGCTGATAATGATACACACGCTAAAGCCATTAAGCCCGTGAAAAATACTGACCGGAAAACCCTGCTTAATCCTAAAGATGAAACCCAGGTACGCAAAATTTGCGGACATGAGCTTAAATTTACACATCTAAGCAAAGTTTACTGGCCCGAAGATGGTGTAACCAAGCGGGATATGTTCAACTACTATTACCAGGTCGCTGAATATATCTTACCTTATTTAAAAGACAGGCCAATGTCGCTTAACAGGTTTCCTAATGGCATTCATGGGCCAAGTTTTTACCAAAAGGATGTGAAAGGTAAGGCCCCCGATTGGATTACTAAAACTTTCCCTTACACCACCAGCGAAGGGGAACATAAAGAATATTTGGTAGGCTCTGATGAATCTTATTTACTATGGATGGCATCACTGGGGTGCATCGAAATGAACCCCTGGTTTAGCCGGGTGCAATCGCCGGATAATCCTGATTACTGCGTGATCGACCTTGATCCGGATAAAAACACGTTCGACCAGGTGATCGCGGCCGCTTTGGAAGTAAAAAAAGTATTGGATGCTGTAGATGTGCCTGCATACTGCAAAACATCAGGTTCAACAGGCATGCATATTTATATCCCGCTGGGGGCTAAGTATGATTATGACCAATCACAGATGTTTGCGCGGCTCGTAGTGGGCATTGTTCATAAACAAATTCCCGATTATACAAGTTTGGAGCGTATGGTAGCCAAGCGAAATGGTAAAATGTACCTTGATTTTCTGCAGAACCGTCCGGGAGCTACCATTGCCGGCCCATATTCATTAAGACCAAAACCGGGTGCTACCGTTTCCATGCCCCTGCATTGGGACGAAGTGAAACCCGGCCTCACCATGAAAGATTTTACCATTTTTAATTCCATTGACCGCCTTAAGGAAACCGGCGACCTTTTTAAGGGTGTACTGGCAAAAGGCATCGATCTGGAAAAAACTATTAAGAATGCGAAGAGTGTGTTTGAGTAG
- a CDS encoding DUF3606 domain-containing protein yields MNNRNKTGLPDNSLINTSESYEVEYWANKFGVRPERLKTAVRAVGNSAAAVAKFLNNK; encoded by the coding sequence ATGAACAACAGGAACAAAACCGGATTGCCTGACAACAGCCTCATCAATACCAGCGAAAGTTATGAGGTTGAATACTGGGCAAACAAATTTGGTGTTCGCCCGGAAAGGTTAAAAACAGCGGTACGTGCCGTTGGAAATTCAGCCGCTGCAGTAGCCAAATTTTTGAACAACAAATAG